The Janthinobacterium tructae genome contains the following window.
TCGCGCGCATTGCCGCCGCGCTGCACCTTGAGCGCCGCGATTTCCTCGGTCTGCGCCAGCAGCGCCGGCGACAGCGCGTTCAATTGCTGCAAGGTCTTGTCGAATTCACCGAGCTCCGTTTTCAGGCGCAGGATGGTGCTGGCCGCGCGGTCGCTGCTGGCCCACTTCTTGCGCGCGTCGGCCACCGCCGCCAGCAGGGCGGAACGCGACTCGCCGATATCGCGGCCATGATACGTCCCGCCGCGCAGCATCAGGCGGAAATCCTGATTCAGTTCATTGCGGCTTTCCTCGAGCTGGCGGAAGGCTTCCGGATTGCCTTGCACGGCGTTCGGCGCGGCCTTGCCGATGCGCTGCGAATGCATCAGCGCATCGCTGGCCAGCTGCGTCTGCGCCGAGGCGATATTGCCGCTGCGCGTGTTGAGGCCGACGAACAGCAGGCTGGCGGCCAGGCTCATGGCCATCACCGTCGACAGGATGCTCAGCTGTTTTTGCAGCGGAAAGTGGCCGATCAGCGGCAGCTTCAAGTCGCTGACGGGTGCCTGGGCCAGCGACTTGCGCCGTCCCAGCGCGTCGCGCAGGCGCAGCGGCAGGTCGGCCGCCGCTGCCGGCTCGCCAGCAGCATGCTCCGCCTCGGGCATGCCGGCCGCCAGGATAGGGGAATGGGCGCCCATCAGCAAATGTCCTTGTGCTCGGCGAAGCCGCCAAAACCGGCATCGAGGAAGCGCTCCGCTTGCGCCAGCTGCGCCAGGTCCAGGCGCAGCCACTGCTGCCCTTCGCTGTCGCGCAGCGTTTGCGCCGCCCACGATGGGAGCACACCCTGCGCCGCATCCTGAACGCGCACCGATTGCAGCGTGCGCAACTGGCGCAAGCCCAGTACCCGCTCGACCAGCAAAGCGCAATTGAGGCCCAGCCGCGGAGAAAAGGTGATGATGCGGCAGTGACTGCCTGCCGCGCAAGCCGGTTCGCCCATGTAGCGGGCCAGGTCGACGACCCCCGTCAGGCGTCCGCGCATGGCCGCCAGGCCCAGGTACCAGTCCTGCGCCAGCGGCACGCCCTGGATCTGCACCCCGGCAGCGATGACGATTTCACCGAGCTGCGTCAGGTCAAGCAGGCACGGCCGGCCACCGAGCATCACGCCCAGTTCCCTGCGTGCCGCCAGCGCGCCGCTGCGCGCGGCCTGTATCCGCTCGATCAATTGCAGCTGATACTGGCGCAAGCGCCCGTGCCGCGCGCCCGTCTCGAAGGATGGCATGGCGGCAGCGGCAGGCGAAAAGACCGCGGTGGACACGCCGTTACCTGGCATCGTGCGCATTCTCAGGAAATCGCAGCGATCTTGGCCAGCAGCTCGGCTTCGACTACCGGCTTGACCAGATAATCGCGCGCGCCCTGGCGCAAGCCCCAGATGCGGTCCGTTTCCTGGCTCTTGCTGGAGCAGATAATCACCGGCACGTCCTGCAGTTCGGGATCGCGCGCAATCGCGCGCGTGATCTGGAAGCCATTCGCACCGGGCATCACCACGTCCATCAGGATCAGGTCGGGCCTGGCCTGCTTCAGTTGCGCCAGCGCGTCGGCGCCGTCCTGCGCCGTAAAGACGGCATAACCGGCACGCACCAGCATCTCGCTCAGGTAGTAGCGTTCTGTCGCCGAGTCATCGACGATCAGAATTGTGTGTATGGCCATCTGCTTCCTTGCTGCGTTGTCAATCAATAAATCACTACTCAAAATGCCTGGCCAGGTGCAGCCGCACGGCCTCCAGCAGCACCTCGCGCGCCAGCGGCTTGGCCAGGCAGGCGCTGGCGCCTGCCATGGCGCCGCGCGCGCGGTCGAACAAGCCCTCCCTTGACGACAGCATCAGCACCGGCGTGGCGTGATGCGCCGCACTGGCCTTGATCAGCGCGCAGGTGCGGTAGCCGTCCAGGCGCGGCATCACGATATCGCACACGATCAGCGCCGGCTGGCAATCGGCGATCTTGGCCAGGGCCTCAAAGCCGTTTTCCGCCACCACCACGCGATACCCTGCCTCGCGCAAGACCTTTTCGGCCGCGCTGCGGCTGGTGGCGCTGTCATCGATGACCAGTATCGTGGCGCTGGCGCACACGGCATCGGACGCTGCCTCGGGCAGGATGGGATACGACATGTAATTATTCGACAATCTTTCATACCATAGCACAGGCTGCCGCGATAGCTGCGTGCGGCGGCACCATCCCGGGGATCGGAATGAATTAAAGCGCCACCATCTCGAAATCATCCTTGCGCGCACCGCATTCAGGACAGGTCCAGTTCATCGGAACATCGGCCCAACGCGTGCCGGGAGCGATGTCTTCGTCGGGAAGGCCGGCCGCTTCATCATAAACCCAGCCGCAAATTAGACACATCCACGTTTGGAATTGCTGCGTTGTTTCGTTGCTACTCACGTTCTGCCACCCTTCAATCAAGTAAAATGCTGAATTAGGTATCTTAATCTACCCGCCGTGCAAAACCAAACTTCTCCCCTCATATTAAGCTTCGGCGTGTCCGATCCGGTCGGCGCGATCGGCATCCAGGCCGACCTGGCCACATTTTCAGCCTTCGGCTGCCATGGCCTGTCGGTCACCACGGGCCTCTTGATCAGCGATACGGCGCGCGTGGAAGACGTGCAGGCGGTCGACCCGGACTGGGTTTCCGACCAGGCGCGCGTGCTGCTGGAAGACATGTCCGTCTCGGCCATCAAGATCGGCGCCCTGGGCAGCGTGGAAAACGTCACTGCCATCGCCGAAATCGTCTCCGACTATCCGAACGTGCCACTGATCCTCGATCCCTTCATTTCGGCGCTGCCGGAACAGGGCATGGACGACGAAGACATCCTCACCGCCGTGCGCCAGTTGCTGATCCCGCAAACGACCCTGCTGGTGCTCTCGCCGGTGGAACTGGAGCGCCTGGCCGAGACCTGGCGCGACGCCGACCCGGACGACACGCTGCAAAACGATGTCGACTATCTGGTGGCGCTGGGCTGCGAATACGTGCTCGTCACGGGCATGCCGGCCGACGCCAGCAAGTCCGGCACGGGCGAAGGCAAGTTGCGCGCCAATACCCTGTTCGGCGAGGACGGCGTGGTGCGCCACGACGTATGGCAACACCTGCCGGGCATCTTCAACGGCGCCGGCAGCACCCTGTCGGCCGCGGCCACCGCCCTGCTGGCTCTGGCGCAAAACGAAGACGATGTGCCGCAGGTGGTCGTGGCGGCGCAGGAATTTACCACCGGCGCGCTGGCCCACGCGCAGCGCCACGGCATGGGCAAGCTGGTGCCGAACCGGCTGTTCCGGCAGCAGCCCCAGCGCGACGCCCAATAATTCTGTAGCAGACCAGACAGACGACACAGACAACGATCCACTTTCAAGGCACGATTATCATGACGACGACTTCACAGAACGACATCCTGTTTGCCCGCGCACAAAAAACCACGCCAGGCGGCGTCAATTCGCCCGTGCGCGCCTTCCGCTCCGTCGGCGGCACGCCGCGCTTCATCACGCGCGCCGAAGGCCCGTATTTCTGGGACGCGGACGGCAAGCGCTACATCGACTACATCGGCTCGTGGGGCCCAGCCATCGTCGGCCACGCCCATCCGGAAGTGGTCAAGGCGGTGCAGGATGCGGCCGCGCTGGGCCTGTCGTTCGGCGCGCCGACCGAAGGCGAAGTGCTGATGGCCGAGGAAATCACGCGCCTGGTGCCGTCGATCGAGCAGGTACGCCTGGTCTCGTCGGGCACGGAAGCGACCATGAGCGCCCTGCGCCTGGCGCGCGGCGCCACGGGACGCGACAAGATCGTCAAGTTCGAAGGCTGCTATCACGGCCACGCCGATTCGCTGCTGGTGAAAGCGGGCAGCGGCCTGCTCACCTTCGGCAACCCGACCTCGGCCGGCGTGCCGGAGGATTTCGTGAAACACACCCTGGTGCTCGACTATAACAACGTGGAGCAGCTGAAGGATGCCTTCGACAGCTTCGGCGCCGAGATCGCCTGCGTGATCGTCGAACCGGTGGCCGGCAACATGAACCTGGTCAAAGCCACGCCAGAATTCCTGCAGGCGATGCGCGAGCTGTGCACGCAGCACGGCGCCCTGCTCATTTTCGATGAAGTCATGTGCGGCTTGCGCGTGGCCCTGGGCGGCGCGCAGGCGCTGTACGGCATCAAGCCCGACCTCACGGCGCTGGGCAAGGTGATCGGCGGCGGCATGCCGGTAGCGGCCTTCGGCGGCAGCGCGGCGCTGATGCACCACATGGCGCCGCTGGGCGCCGTCTACCAGGCCGGTA
Protein-coding sequences here:
- a CDS encoding chemotaxis protein CheW, with the protein product MSTAVFSPAAAAMPSFETGARHGRLRQYQLQLIERIQAARSGALAARRELGVMLGGRPCLLDLTQLGEIVIAAGVQIQGVPLAQDWYLGLAAMRGRLTGVVDLARYMGEPACAAGSHCRIITFSPRLGLNCALLVERVLGLRQLRTLQSVRVQDAAQGVLPSWAAQTLRDSEGQQWLRLDLAQLAQAERFLDAGFGGFAEHKDIC
- a CDS encoding response regulator transcription factor, producing the protein MAIHTILIVDDSATERYYLSEMLVRAGYAVFTAQDGADALAQLKQARPDLILMDVVMPGANGFQITRAIARDPELQDVPVIICSSKSQETDRIWGLRQGARDYLVKPVVEAELLAKIAAIS
- a CDS encoding response regulator; amino-acid sequence: MSYPILPEAASDAVCASATILVIDDSATSRSAAEKVLREAGYRVVVAENGFEALAKIADCQPALIVCDIVMPRLDGYRTCALIKASAAHHATPVLMLSSREGLFDRARGAMAGASACLAKPLAREVLLEAVRLHLARHFE
- a CDS encoding rubredoxin; this encodes MCLICGWVYDEAAGLPDEDIAPGTRWADVPMNWTCPECGARKDDFEMVAL
- the thiD gene encoding bifunctional hydroxymethylpyrimidine kinase/phosphomethylpyrimidine kinase; the protein is MQNQTSPLILSFGVSDPVGAIGIQADLATFSAFGCHGLSVTTGLLISDTARVEDVQAVDPDWVSDQARVLLEDMSVSAIKIGALGSVENVTAIAEIVSDYPNVPLILDPFISALPEQGMDDEDILTAVRQLLIPQTTLLVLSPVELERLAETWRDADPDDTLQNDVDYLVALGCEYVLVTGMPADASKSGTGEGKLRANTLFGEDGVVRHDVWQHLPGIFNGAGSTLSAAATALLALAQNEDDVPQVVVAAQEFTTGALAHAQRHGMGKLVPNRLFRQQPQRDAQ
- the hemL gene encoding glutamate-1-semialdehyde 2,1-aminomutase encodes the protein MTTTSQNDILFARAQKTTPGGVNSPVRAFRSVGGTPRFITRAEGPYFWDADGKRYIDYIGSWGPAIVGHAHPEVVKAVQDAAALGLSFGAPTEGEVLMAEEITRLVPSIEQVRLVSSGTEATMSALRLARGATGRDKIVKFEGCYHGHADSLLVKAGSGLLTFGNPTSAGVPEDFVKHTLVLDYNNVEQLKDAFDSFGAEIACVIVEPVAGNMNLVKATPEFLQAMRELCTQHGALLIFDEVMCGLRVALGGAQALYGIKPDLTALGKVIGGGMPVAAFGGSAALMHHMAPLGAVYQAGTLSGNPVAVAAGMATLKLIQQPGFYEQLGATAKRLAEGLTAAAKEAGVVFCADYIGGMFGIYFSATPPTSYAEMMAGDRSKFNAFFHAMLDEGVYFAPAAFEAGFVSAQHDDAVIDATIAAARKVFTKLA